In Mycteria americana isolate JAX WOST 10 ecotype Jacksonville Zoo and Gardens chromosome 17, USCA_MyAme_1.0, whole genome shotgun sequence, the sequence AagttaaatgtatatttttaggGCAAAGGCTGTATCATTGCACTGATATTTGTTGGTTCCTCCTTGGTCCTCCCACCCCCTTTTGAGTTCCTTCTCGGTTTAGCAATGCAAATGCTTCAGGATCTTGTATGTtggacattattttttttttttctgttacagttatttatataaaaaataatttatcaaaaaggaaaacttaaaaaaaaaaataatctagtcTGTCTTGGAACTTGTTTACCTTGAAATTACTGGAATCTAAATGTTTGAAAGTGTTGAAGCACAAACATGTATCATCTCTGTATATCTGTTCTTCTGTACTAAAGCACTCGAGTGACTAAATAAAAGCGATCTCCATCCCTAGTGCAACCGGGGCTGTGCTGTGCCGCTTGCTCGGAGCCCGGCGGGTGAGGGAAAGGCCCGGGGAAACGTTCTCACCaaacccccagtgcctcccagggAGAGATCCTGGCGTGGGAGGGATCCCGCTGTGGCGATGCCAAAACTCACCTGAGAAATGGCTtcggaaaggaagaaaaacccacaagCCAACCAACCGCGTTTATTTCGTTCAAAAATAGGCGATTATCTTAGTACAAAATACCATCCGAATGGCTCTGCTGGTCATTACAAAATAGGAGATacggaaaaaaacccatcatctTTTCTCCTGGCTATTGCGTTTTGGATAAATACAGCCGCACGCTCCCTGTGTGCtccggctgggctgggggtcGCAGCTTCCAGCACGGCCCTGACCTGGCCCATCGGCTCGCTTGGGACACAGGTACAAGCGGGTTCAACCACAGACACATAAATCCTCTTTAAAAtcccccccgggtgcccccaacccccccgccgccccccaaagggcaggggcaggggcagccccgttcccagcccctcaccgtccccccggggctgggtgcaggaTCCGGGCTCAGTGGCTTTGCGAGCGCTTGGGGAGGCTCTAGACCTGAGTAACTCGCCGGGGGCATTAgcgattccccccccccaaacgtGGGTCTTTGTACAaccaaaaaaatttcaaaaataaatacatttgacaCGGGCACTTTAGGTAGGTCCTACACATAAACAAACACAGCCGGGGCACTGCGGGCAGAGATGCTTGGGGATGGAGTGGGGGGGGCTTTGGCCGGACCCATCCCGGCGGCACGGGGTGCAGGTCCCATGTGGGTGCAGCTGGAGGGTCCCCCCGGGGTTTGTGGGGTGCAGAGCACCCACCCCCGAGGCGCTGTGCCCGCTCCACATCCATTGCGCTAAAAAATAGGCATTAACTCCTCCCCCAACCAGCCTGGAGGTACAGGGGCTGTGCAGACCCCTCCGTCGCCCCTGCCTCGGTCTCACGGGGCCGAATTTCCTCTACCAGCCCGGATCCCTTGGGAAGCCCAAGGAAAACcccaaatccttctttttttctgccctggATGCTGCAGGCACATCCAGggatggacaaaaaaaaaaaaaaaaccacaaatgccCTAAGGATTATGCTggaaattaaaaccagaacatatatatgtatctatatagatatacagATATCTATATGTATCTATATAGATACATGTgtagatacacatacacacacacattatatATCACCCATCAGCCCTAAGAGAGTGATTCAGCTGCTCGCTAGCTACCTTGGAGAAGAAAAATTCCCATAAAAGCACAAAAAGAGGAGCTTTCCCAGGGAGGAGCTGGCTCGGTTCAGGAAGGGCAGGGCGGAGGGTGGAGGGGGACGGGGGGTTGAGCCGCATCCAGCCCCCGGGGGATGCCTAAAGGCTGggaaaggggctgcagagggaatCGCGGGTATTTCTGCCCACGGCCGAAACACAGGTAAACACAGCTGCCAAGGGGGGCTCGGCCCGTGTTGCAGTAGGACCTACACAAAGTCAGAGCATCCCCAGAAGTGCTCGGCTCAGGGTGGCACCTGCCTTGGGTGACACGGGGCCGCCCCGCTGGTCCCAGGGCACGGTGCCCTCCTGCCGGGGCTGTGCTcgcaccccggggtgccgcgGGACGGTGCAGGTCTCGGGAGACCTCTGCCCACGTCTTGCCCCCCCTCCCGCACCTTGGGTCGTCCTGAAGACGGACAGACAGATGAACAAGCGACGCAGGAGGTGCGGGGCGagcgggatggggatgggagccGGTGCAGGACCCCACGGAGATGCcgccagccccggtgcccccagaTCTGGCAGGGAGCATCCAGCGCGGGGATGCTGACGGGGggaccatcctcctcctcctgccccctccgAGGGCAGGGGGGGTTTGGCAGGTGCCGGCAGGACCCTCAGAAGAGGCAGGAGCCCCGCAGGTCCCGCGCTCGGCTCAGCTCGGTGGCCAGCGCCCGGCTCATGCGGGTGGTGGTGAGCCTCACGTTCTGGGCAGCCTCCACGGCCCAGCTCAGCGACCGGTTCAGCTCCTCCAGCTCATCCAGGTCCAGGGTCAGGCCGTGGTGACGGCcagcggcgggcggccgggggggacGTTCTGCCCGCCAGTGCCCCGTGGCATGCGGGAGGGGGACCCCGGCCACGGCTGGGGCTGAGGTAGGTACCGCTGGGGAGCAGtagctgggaagaagaaggggacATGGGCTCAGCTTTGCTCCGTGGGCTGTGCCCCCCGGGGCTCTGTGCCTCCACTCTGCCTCTCCCCCACCTCATCCATCTCCAAGCCCCAGCACCCAtctccccacgcccccccccacGCAGACCCCCCCGCAAAGGAGCCGAGGGCTGCGTGACCCTGCTCCCAGCCGGCTGCCGCCCGGGTGCCCGGGCTCCGCGGGCAAACCAGCGGGTCCCTGGGGTGGGCACAGCCCCTCCCGGGttcaccctcctgccccaggagaCGCtgacccccgcagcccccccgccgcaCAGCATCCTTACAGCACGGAGGGCGCGTAAGGCACGAGGGGGACGGGCGCAAGGCAGCCGATGGCGGCGGTGGCACCAGGGCTGGCCGCCAAGTACCAAAGTCCGGGCTGCTCCGGCTTCTCGGCTCGGGGACCAACACGGGAGCCTGGGGGGGACGTGCCACCGGGGCCATGCTCTGCTGTGGGGAGGAAGGCAGTTAGATGTCCCGGGGGTGTCAGATGTCCCCAGGGGTGTCAGATGTCCCCAGGGGGGTGCAtcgagcagcagccccaggcggGTCCCCCCCGTGCCACGTTGGGCTGCCACTGCTGGGTGGAACACACGTGCCCACGGGGAGCGGGTGGTGGCACTGCTGGCTGTCACTTCTGTCCCCAAGCAGCGTGCCAGCGCTGCGCCAAGGGGTCCGAGGGTTGttccctgtcccccccaccccagcccccacGCAGGGACGAGCCGTGCCAAGCACGTGCCACCCCCGTCACCCACCGCGTGTGGCTCCATCCCTGCCGCCAGGCGCGGGGGGACCCGTGGGCGCCCGGCAAGCGGGGCAGCGCGTCCTCCTCggggtgctgtgctggggctgcctcGCAGCAtcgcccgccccggcgccggctACGGAGAGAGGAGCGAGCGTGTCCGGGAGCGTCCCCGCGCAGACCGAGCAAGGGCGGATTGGAAAGAGCAGAGCGGTTTGGGGGAGCGGCTGGGACACGACGCGGGGGCCTTTCCCTGCAAGGGCGGCTGCAAAGGGGGGGTCTGAAAAGGAGGGTCTGCAAAAAGGGGGGGTCtgcaaaaaagggggggggagtcTGCAAAGGGGGGCTCTTCAAAATGGGGTGGGGTCTGCAAAATGGGGGGTCTGCAGAGCACTCTGCATGCGTTCAGCTCAGTTCcaggcagagcccggccctgCGCTGGGTTAGCCCTTAGCTaaaggacagggctggggacaggttCCCACTGCTCCCGGTGACACCAGCGGCTGCAGCCATCGCAAAGAGGGGGGCGGgcaccccagggcaggggggtCCGGCCGAGGGGCAGCGGGGAGAGCCCCCGGCCACGGGGAGTGGGCTCATAACTCCCCCTTCCCCGAGCCTCTGTAGTCAATGAATTAAAGTCATTAGCAGCTCCGTTAGCAGGCGTTAGGGAAggccaggaggggctgggggctgctcccggggccaCTCACCTGACGGCGTCCGGCTCCCGTGGCACcgggggcaccccagggtgcccggCTCTTTACGGGGTGCCGGGGCGGTGCGCGGTGTCTCCCCCTGGTACCGTGTCCCTGTCAAAACCCAGCGTGAGCGCGGCCGGGGACCCCAACGCAGGGGTGAGCGCCCTCAGCCCCCAGCACCGACCGCCGCTGGCACCCACCTGTGTACTGTCCCCGAAATGTCACCGCACCCGGCAGGCTCCCAGGGCTCTTCCGCGGGGAGGGGGTGGCCCGGGGCCCGGCAGGCGAGGGGTCCGACTCGGAGGCTGTGGCGGAGGAGAGGGAAGCGGGGTGGGGTCCGGTGGGTCCAGGTCCCAGAtctgcaggatctggccctgggcTGAGCGCGGCTGGGTCCCACGGGGCCACCAGGACTTGCCCTGTCCCCgtggtcccacagccccaccagcaccccgctcCGTTTGGGGAAGGGGATGCAGAGTGCAGGGAGGAAcatgtccccgctgtcccctctgtccccaccgCAGCGGGGTGCCACTTACTGAGGTCCAGCTCCGGCCTGTCCCGGGGCAGCGATGCCGACCTCCCCCTCCTCGTGGGTGCGACCCCGGGGGCTGCCCTGCGCTGCACCGGGGGGCTCGGCTCCCTGTGGAGGGGACAGAGCCGCTGTCACCACCCAGACCTCTCGGTGTCCCCTCAAGCATCCCCCCGACCCACCACCCCGGCACGGCCAGGCTGCCGGTCCCAGCCTCTCCCTGGACACAGCACAAATGGgacgggctggggctgggggtgtccccacgCCCATGGGACACAGTGCTGCCCCCAACCAGGGGTGGCTGCCGCCACCGCCCCTCCCCAGGTCCCTCCTGCCACCTACCCCGAGCGTGCTGCGTCCTTGGGGGATGATGGTCCGCTGGCCATCGACTGTCTCCTGGCTGGGGTGGCACGCGGGGCGGCTTTTCCCTCGGGATAGCTGCGGGAGCGGTGCAGGCTCTCCTCCAGCCTCCGCCGCAGCCGCCACACCTCGTCCTGCAGTGCCCGGATGGCCTGGCTGCCGCAGGACAGATGCCACAGTGAGGGGTGCCCGCAGCCAGCCAAGGCTCCCAACAGCGCTGGCTGCCGCTGGGTGTCCCGGGCGGGGGAGCAGCCCCGTCCTCCCCGGACCCcgtgcctgtccccatccccaccggCCAGGACCCAGTAGCTCAAAACCGAGCCTGGGGCTCGTCTGGGCTGGGGTCCATTCTCAGCCAGCCCACACGTGTCACGAGTCTGGAGGACTCAGTCCCAGCTAGGCCCTGGCTCTCCGAGAAGGGaaaacctgctgctgcccagcagaaGGTGCTGGTGCCTTTGGGGACTTTGCTTGGTGGGGTCCCTGTGTCACCCGGGGAGGGTTCGGCCCGGGGTTGGGGTGGGGTACATAGACACTCACTCGCGTTCCAGGCGGGAGCCCAGCAGGTCGCAGCGAGCCGGGTCGAGGGACGGCGGGTCGGGGGACAGCGGGGTGGGGGACGATGTTTTGGGGGACGGCGGGGGGCTGGCCGGGCCCCTGGCCATGGTGGGGGGGTGGCCGCCGGCGCTGGCGCAACTCCTGCCTTCCACCTCCGAGTCCGTGTGAGccgggcaggaggcagggcaCGGTGAGCCGAGGTCGGCAGCGTGGGACGCGGGGGTGTCCCCCCCCGAGGAGAGACCTGGGAGAGCAGAGTCAGCAGGCGGGAGGCACCCCCGGGCCAGCACCCCAAGGGTTGGGGGAACACCATAAACCAGAGCCTTCTGCACCTGCAGAGCCAGGGCCCCCCCTAATCTCTCTCCCTGGGGACACGTCCCTCCCTCCCCGAAACGCTGCCTACTCACTGCCATCACCGTCGGGTCCTGCCTCGCTGCCCGCGCTCTCGGCCCAGCGAGGGGGGGAGCTGCTCTGCGAGGGGGTGCTGAGGGGCAGGCGGGGCCCCCCCATGCCGCCCTGCCCGCTCGCGGGGTAGATGCTCATCAGCGCCGTCTTGGAGGGAAGCGGGGTCACCTCTCTCTTCCGTGGAGGACGGAGGGTtgcggggacagggatggagggtCCCAGTGAGCCGGGGGTCCTGGGGACGGGACAGGTCATGCGGGCAGCCCCCATGGCTCGTCCCCCGGCCATGGGCCACCCTGCACATCTccaaccccctccccagcatcccctccctgctccccacgtcctcgctgcctctcaccccatctctgctgcccttCGATACCCCAATCCCCCCAGACAGAGCCAACAGCCCATGTCCCTGAATCCCCCCCCGGGGCGAGGGCAGGGACCCTGAGCCATAcccggtgccggggggctggTGCTCGGGGGTGTGCACGGGGGGTGACACCCTGCTGGCCTCCGAGCCCACGAAGCCGCTGTCTGTCTCCGGTGACACGATGCGCTGCTTCTGCAGATGCTTGGGGGGGCAGGATTGGTGCTGAGCACCCCTAGGACTCCTCGGCAGGGTCCGAGGGTGCCAGTTGATGGGGACCCACGGTCCCGGAGGACTCACCTTGTGGGGCCAGTGCTGGGCGGGAGCgctgcctgccccactgctgcGGCGGGACAGGGGCGCCCGCGGTGGCTCGGGGAGCTCCAGGGGGGGCTTGGCTGCGGCCGGTGGCTCCTCAGTGGTGGCCAGGGACAGgtggccccgtgtcccccctggcCATGGAGGCTCCTCGGGGGGCAGTGGTGCCACTCTCCTCTCTGGGGGATGCCTGCGGGGAGAGAATGGAGCATGAGCGATGGGGCAGAGCAACCCCAAACGGGGGGAAATGCCCTGGTGCAGCCAGCTCTCCCATGGAGGCTGTTAACTCTGAAGCCTATCAATGCCAGTGATGTAAAACCTCCCGCTTGCTCCCACAACACTTACAAGGGGGAGGTCTCGAGGTCGATCCCCTCCTCTAGTGACGGTGTCCTGCAGGGGACCTTGCTGGGGCCACCGTCCCCTGCCGCAGGGCCATCCGCCTCCTCCGGGGACCCGCTCCCTGCCAGGCTCAGCTGCTCCAAGCTCAGCGACTCCGGCAAGGACTTGAAGTGCTTGTACCTGGGGGGGGATCCGCAGGCAGGAGCGGGTGGTTTCGGggagccgctccccgcccccgccccccccgcgccgcgaGGGCACTCACTGCGCCAGCAGGCCACCGAAATCCTCCTCCGCCCGGAGCtgcttctgccagaggggccggggcagccccccccgccccgccccgccgtcccccgccGTCCCCCGGGGTCCCTCCGCCAGCGCGGGGCTCTGCAGGGCGCAGTGACAGGGGGGGTCAGAGAAGCACGGCCCCCgccccagcacctctgcacccccCGCTCCGtccgctccccgcagccctgcccggctcacctcggggcgcggggagcgggcggcgggcggcggggaaggcgccggcggggagcggggccgggccgggcgctgcggggggagatgccgcccggccccgggctccAGCcgctccttcagctcctccaggcGCAGCCCCAGGCGGAAAATCTCCCCTTCCACCGCGCTGCAAGACAGGGCCCGTCAGTGCCGCGGAGACCCCGAACCCCGCGGCACCGGGGCCCGGGGCTTcgctggcggggagggggcggtgggggcCGAGCACCTACCGCTCGGGATCGAAGCCCCCCGAGGCCCCCGGGTGCTGCTGCCGGGCTCGCAGGTACGCCTGCTCCAGCGCATCCTGCGCATCCTTCAGCTTCCCAAACCTCTGCGGCACAAGGGCGGCGTCCGGGCCTGCCCGCtcgggccccgggccccgccgcccccccggccccgccgcgcgtccccgggctggggggccgggaaggggcggacgcacctggagctgctcccggggcgcggggctccccgccCGGATCCAGCCTTCGAAGGACTCCACCTGGCCGGGAGGGAAAGGgctgagcccagccctgctgcaccccccccccccgagcccctcaCCGCAGCCCCGGCCTTGCCTGCGCCTGCAGCTTGTGGGTCTGTCCCGCCAGCGCCCGCGTCAGCCGCgtccccgggcagcagcagcacggccCCGGGCAGGCGGGACAGCCCcccccgggcggagcgggggaAGGAGGCCGGGGCGATCCCCCCCGGGCTGGCGGtcccggggctggagctgcaagaaaagacagggacagggggaTGTCCCAGCCGTGGGTGCGGGGTCTCGGCTGAACATCCCCCCCCAAAGCCCGAGCAGGAGGGCGAAGAGCCGGGCCGGAAAACACGCTTCAACCCACCTCcacccgccggggccggggccggggccgggccgaaTGCCGCCGTCCGGGCCTGCGGGATGCTGAAGGCCACCGCCCGGCAGCCGGTGCCCACGGTGCCCGCGGCGAGGTTGCGGCTGGGCCGCGGCGGGTCGGCGTGCAGGCTcacctggggcagggagaggggctcagggcgcccgccccgcgcctcgCCCCGGCGCTGCCCACCCCGAAGCGcccagccccgcgggggcggcaggcggggggggggggggcacagccgggcaccggccctgcctcagtttccccacccgcgcggcggggccgcgcttcCGCCGGCCGTCCCGCCGGTTCGCTCTCCTGCCATTTCGGGGACGtgccctgccgccgcccccgccaTTTCGGGGCCGTctccgcggggccgcggcggaggggagccccgggcggggggcagggCACGGCGGCCCCGCCTGTgctgcagccgctgcagcagcccccccccccccccccccccccccgccccgggcttgCTCAACCGCTGCTCCCCGGGAGGAGGAAGAGTGGGGCCAGGGGAGGAAGACGCCCCGAGTagccccggggacgggggggggggggcagagcagggaccccgccccagcacccaccctggCACCCAGGCGGAGCTGGTCGATGGTGTTTTCGGCCTCGGCGTACTTCGTCAGCAGCTTGTGGTAGTCGTCCTGCGGGGAGGGGACGCGCAGCGGGTGATGGCACCCGGCGTGGGGACGGGGGCTCGGAGGATGCCcgaggggtgggtgggtggcaaAGGGGGATGTGGCACGGAGGGACGCATCCCTGGGTGGGGACGAGGGGCCAGGGGGGAGCTCCCACGGGTGGGGGACACCCTGGGGTGCAGAAACCCACCCCCCAAAGCACCCAGGAGAGGGacagcctccctctcctcccagtgGACAGGAGGGCATCCCAGGGGACAAGCATCCCGGGGGGGACACGAGCATCCCGGGGGGGGACACGAGCATCCCTGCCTCCCGCCCTGAGCACTGCCCACATCCCTGCCCGGTCTTCCCCCCTCGCCAGCCCCCATGCAGGATCGGGAAGGGGTGCCCAGCTCCAAACCCCCCACTGGTGACAGGGCCAGCTCACGGGGCTGGTGACACCTCCATTTCACCTGTACCCCCTGGTCCCCCCACCCTGGAGCCCCTCCCAGTAAGGCCTCTACCTGGAGCCCCTACCTGGAGCTGCTGCACCAGCTCGGTGGCTTGCCTGGGGGACCTGAACTCCTGCGGCAGCCCAGCGgtggtggggggctgcaggggggccccctccccgctgctcaGCAGCACCTCCCGGACGATTTCGGCCGGGGACTTGAAGCCGATGGGGTCACCCGGGGCCCTGGGGCGAGCGGGCAGGGCTCGGCCCCGCGGTGGCCGGTAGCTCTGGTCGAACTTCACCCGTGCCTCCACCTTGGAGAGGTCGGGCAGGGGGTGGTTGAGCCGCCCTCGGCCGTACCGGGTGCCGTCGGCCGTGCCGGCGCCCGTTCCCGAGGGATCCCTCGCCTCCTTGCCGCCCATGTGCCGCCGCCGGGGGCTCAGGGACCGCGCCTGCCGGCCAGGCTTGGGGGGCAGCACCGTGGGCCCCGCTTTCTTGGGCACCCGGGACCTGTCGtgcagctggggtgcagggggggtcccagcaccccagggctccCCGGTGGGTGCCAAGCCAGCGGCGCCAGGGGCCAGCAGCCCCGTCCCAGCTGGCTGGGGCCTGGGGACAGGCTCGATGCTGGTGGCATCGTGGAGGTCATCAGTGGAGAGGCACAGCAAGAGGCTCTGGCTCGGGGtccagccctgcccgtgccccccaccGGCATCCCCGGCCGTGTCCcagccccggtgccggcgggATGGGGTGGCGGGGCCAGGGCTGGTGTCGGACAGCCCTGAGGTGTCACTGCCATCCGTGCTGCAGCCGCGGGGCTGGCAGAGAGCCTGGCCGTCCCGCAATGCCTCGGGGCTGCCGCTGGACCCCGAGCCCCACCGGCCCTCGTAGGAGAGCTCGGGGTAGGGCTCCCCATCGCTCTCTGCCCCAAAGAGCCCCTCGTCCCCCCCGGAGCTGCCTCGCTCCTCGTCCTCCTGCACCAGGTCCCGCCGCGGGTGCCAGCGACCCTCCTCCACCGGGGACCCCTCCTCCACCAGGGACCCCTCCTCCAGGTCCTCGCCGTCGCCTGCAAAACACCAGTGCCGCAGGGCTGCTACTGGCCAGCCGGGGACCCCGGCCCCCTCGCAGCCGCCCTcggctccagcagctcctgggacaCTCGGGACCCCCCCACGAGGGTCtttgggcagcagggaggggaggactCACCCCACGGTGGGCTCCTGGCATCCTCCCCCAGGCCGATGACCCCATCCTTGTCCATCTGCCTTTCAAagttgtcttcctcctcctcttcctcctcctcctcctcctcctctccctcccaacGCGTCAGCTCTGTTTGTGTCCAGCGCAGCCATGGTGCCGAGCTGGCCATGGCCCGCGGGCACGGCGTCCCCGTCACTTGTGCCGCTTCATGGCCCAGCAGCggtggcagcaggctggggaccTCCTTGCCACAAATGTAGGTCACATCATCGCTGCCGCGTCCTGGCGGGGACCGAGGGAGAGGGAGGGACGCTCAGTGGGACACCGTGGGCTCTGTTCGAGGTGTCCCCCCCCTGCTGCAGGGGCTTTCCCTGTCCCCCAGACCCTGGGGACAAAGCAACTCCCTATGACAGGGGGTGACaacctcaccccccccccccacatcccACCATGAAGCCAGAGCTGCCACATCTCCCACGGCCACGATGGTCCCCAGAGGTCCCTGTGAGGACGGagccccccagggccaccccaaaAGGCTTTTCCCCTCCCAGGGCGGGCACTGTGGGACATCTAGCCCATGCTGGCACCCTCCGGACGTCACCCCAGCCGGGCAGCCACAGCCTGGGGACTGTCACCGGTGCCGTCACGGCACAGGAcggtgctgggggaggcaggagcgCCCCGAGGCCCCTCCGGCTCCGGGGGTCTGGCAGCGAGAGGGATCGCAGCAGAGGCCCAGCACACTCACTCCACCGATGATGTAAAAGCAGGAGCTCGCCCACGCCCCGCTTCTCGGTGTGCCGGGGTTCCCAGAGCCGCAGCGGCAGCTCGAGAGACATCAGATGCCAAAAACCTAACTGCGGGGTGGGTAGCGAGAAAGGCCACGGGGTTCTCCCGGCAATTTCCCCTCAGCTGGATTTGAGCCCCCCACAACCCAATTCTGGCCATGGGGTGCTGGCGGCGGCAGCTGCCCACGTGCTGATGGCTGGTACCGAGCACCACCGgccaccccgcagcacccccaaccccatgctggagcatggAGGAGCAACCGGCCCCATGCAGGGTACACTCACCCCGTACCAGCATCCCCAGGACATCCCCATCACCGTGACCCCATTGGGGGTCCCCGAAACGGCATCCCtctgagcaccccaaaaccttcCTGCACCTGCGGGGCAGCCGGGCTTTTGCAGAAGTAGGAAATGATGCTCGGGTGCTTCCTGCAAGTTTGCAGACGGCCGCAAATTTTTTAACCCCATCGGGCCCTGCGTGGCGGGGACCGAACCCTCCTCCTGCGCCCCTTTTCATcgaaacctttattttttaatccaatttgGAGCAAAACGCCAAaggaaaacgggggggggggatcactgGGACCATCAGCAGCTGCAGCCTCCAAAAGACATCAGGATGATGGTCTTCCAGGAAGCCAAGCAGCCCCAAAATTCAGCCATACAGCCCCAAAATTCAGCcaggcggcccccccccccccttggaaATCCGGGATATGGGCGAAGCCCATATCCCGGATTTccaaggtgggggggggtccGCCTGGCCCCCAGCCCGAGATGCCCTCGCAGCCCCAGGGACGCCACGGCCGTAACCAGGCACCCCGGTGCATCCTG encodes:
- the AKNA gene encoding microtubule organization protein AKNA isoform X5 encodes the protein MASSAPWLRWTQTELTRWEGEEEEEEEEEEEEDNFERQMDKDGVIGLGEDARSPPWGDGEDLEEGSLVEEGSPVEEGRWHPRRDLVQEDEERGSSGGDEGLFGAESDGEPYPELSYEGRWGSGSSGSPEALRDGQALCQPRGCSTDGSDTSGLSDTSPGPATPSRRHRGWDTAGDAGGGHGQGWTPSQSLLLCLSTDDLHDATSIEPVPRPQPAGTGLLAPGAAGLAPTGEPWGAGTPPAPQLHDRSRVPKKAGPTVLPPKPGRQARSLSPRRRHMGGKEARDPSGTGAGTADGTRYGRGRLNHPLPDLSKVEARVKFDQSYRPPRGRALPARPRAPGDPIGFKSPAEIVREVLLSSGEGAPLQPPTTAGLPQEFRSPRQATELVQQLQDDYHKLLTKYAEAENTIDQLRLGARVESFEGWIRAGSPAPREQLQVRPPLPGPPARGRAAGPGGRRGPGPERAGPDAALVPQRFGKLKDAQDALEQAYLRARQQHPGASGGFDPERAVEGEIFRLGLRLEELKERLEPGAGRHLPPQRPARPRSPPAPSPPPAARSPRPESPALAEGPRGTAGDGGAGRGGLPRPLWQKQLRAEEDFGGLLAQYKHFKSLPESLSLEQLSLAGSGSPEEADGPAAGDGGPSKVPCRTPSLEEGIDLETSPLHPPERRVAPLPPEEPPWPGGTRGHLSLATTEEPPAAAKPPLELPEPPRAPLSRRSSGAGSAPAQHWPHKHLQKQRIVSPETDSGFVGSEASRVSPPVHTPEHQPPGTGTPGSLGPSIPVPATLRPPRKREVTPLPSKTALMSIYPASGQGGMGGPRLPLSTPSQSSSPPRWAESAGSEAGPDGDGSLSSGGDTPASHAADLGSPCPASCPAHTDSEVEGRSCASAGGHPPTMARGPASPPPSPKTSSPTPLSPDPPSLDPARCDLLGSRLERDQAIRALQDEVWRLRRRLEESLHRSRSYPEGKAAPRATPARRQSMASGPSSPKDAARSGEPSPPVQRRAAPGVAPTRRGRSASLPRDRPELDLTSESDPSPAGPRATPSPRKSPGSLPGAVTFRGQYTGTRYQGETPRTAPAPRKEPGTLGCPRCHGSRTPSEHGPGGTSPPGSRVGPRAEKPEQPGLWYLAASPGATAAIGCLAPVPLVPYAPSVLYCSPAVPTSAPAVAGVPLPHATGHWRAERPPRPPAAGRHHGLTLDLDELEELNRSLSWAVEAAQNVRLTTTRMSRALATELSRARDLRGSCLF
- the AKNA gene encoding microtubule organization protein AKNA isoform X3, which produces MASSAPWLRWTQTELTRWEGEEEEEEEEEEEEDNFERQMDKDGVIGLGEDARSPPWGDGEDLEEGSLVEEGSPVEEGRWHPRRDLVQEDEERGSSGGDEGLFGAESDGEPYPELSYEGRWGSGSSGSPEALRDGQALCQPRGCSTDGSDTSGLSDTSPGPATPSRRHRGWDTAGDAGGGHGQGWTPSQSLLLCLSTDDLHDATSIEPVPRPQPAGTGLLAPGAAGLAPTGEPWGAGTPPAPQLHDRSRVPKKAGPTVLPPKPGRQARSLSPRRRHMGGKEARDPSGTGAGTADGTRYGRGRLNHPLPDLSKVEARVKFDQSYRPPRGRALPARPRAPGDPIGFKSPAEIVREVLLSSGEGAPLQPPTTAGLPQEFRSPRQATELVQQLQDDYHKLLTKYAEAENTIDQLRLGARVESFEGWIRAGSPAPREQLQRFGKLKDAQDALEQAYLRARQQHPGASGGFDPERAVEGEIFRLGLRLEELKERLEPGAGRHLPPQRPARPRSPPAPSPPPAARSPRPESPALAEGPRGTAGDGGAGRGGLPRPLWQKQLRAEEDFGGLLAQYKHFKSLPESLSLEQLSLAGSGSPEEADGPAAGDGGPSKVPCRTPSLEEGIDLETSPLHPPERRVAPLPPEEPPWPGGTRGHLSLATTEEPPAAAKPPLELPEPPRAPLSRRSSGAGSAPAQHWPHKHLQKQRIVSPETDSGFVGSEASRVSPPVHTPEHQPPGTGTPGSLGPSIPVPATLRPPRKREVTPLPSKTALMSIYPASGQGGMGGPRLPLSTPSQSSSPPRWAESAGSEAGPDGDGSLSSGGDTPASHAADLGSPCPASCPAHTDSEVEGRSCASAGGHPPTMARGPASPPPSPKTSSPTPLSPDPPSLDPARCDLLGSRLERDQAIRALQDEVWRLRRRLEESLHRSRSYPEGKAAPRATPARRQSMASGPSSPKDAARSGEPSPPVQRRAAPGVAPTRRGRSASLPRDRPELDLTSESDPSPAGPRATPSPRKSPGSLPGAVTFRGQYTGTRYQGETPRTAPAPRKEPGTLGCPRCHGSRTPSAGAGAGDAARQPQHSTPRRTRCPACRAPTGPPAPGGRDGATRAEHGPGGTSPPGSRVGPRAEKPEQPGLWYLAASPGATAAIGCLAPVPLVPYAPSVLYCSPAVPTSAPAVAGVPLPHATGHWRAERPPRPPAAGRHHGLTLDLDELEELNRSLSWAVEAAQNVRLTTTRMSRALATELSRARDLRGSCLF